The following is a genomic window from Neodiprion lecontei isolate iyNeoLeco1 chromosome 4, iyNeoLeco1.1, whole genome shotgun sequence.
CATCCtataattttctaatatttttctaataagTGCTTTCCACTTAGTGTAACGTGCACAATATCATGCATTGGTGCAGCTGGTTTACCGAACGGTGGCTACGTAATGCTAGTGGTGGTATTAAATTCGGTTGGAGTACCAGCTGAGGATGTGATGCTGATCATTGCTATCGATTGTCTAGTGTAATTGTCATTACAGTACTACCGTTATCTCTTACCAAAATTGTTTCTGCTCTCAGCTACGAATCACTCAGTTTAGGTCCTTATATCATGATAAATTCTCTCtaaaataaagttgaaatatgaaatttcagAGATCGTTTCCGGACAGCTATCAATATTATTGGAGATGCACTGTGTGCAGGAATTATCTCACACTATAGAAAGGACACTGTGGATCATGTCGATTTACAGGATGCAGCATCTACACTCTTAGGTGTTAaggatgtagaaaaaaataccaaggattaaaaatcattacaaATAGCGTTATGAATTATTTCTCCAGTAGTTAGGAATAAATCACTTGTTCAAATAAATGGGAAATTTTCAGAACACATTGCATTTGTGGACATGGCCAACACGAAACTAAAGCTAATGACAGAGTGGCAGTTTATGTGTTTCATTGATTTTACGTGACGTTGGAACTTTTGTAAATTGATGATCATTGTTTGCAGTCAATTTTCAGTTGTACATAGCTTTTCACCACTACAGTGGCACTTTGCTAAGGTAAGCATGCTCTGTATTACCGACCCGCACAACCGTCCAGAATATCCATAGATTCAGTGCAGAAACCTATTTCGTGTCAGATGGAGCTGCCATTCCTCGTAAATCCTTATACCTATATCTAGGCTCTGTGCCTTATTGAATCGGCAACATGAAAAGTGCATGTGTAGGCTCTGTGAAGTATGATCTCACGTATGAACTCAGTGTAAAAGTGTGGAAACTGTACGGTGCACTGAATAAGTTTCTATTCGGCGTTTATTCTGATTTCTAAGATTATAATCTACGCTCTCACGTGGTCTAGGCTGCAGCTCAAGATATTGACCAGAGGGTAACGCCAGTGTTTTTAAGTGGTACTCTGACATTgtcaacaaaaaattgatgtttaGGCAGAGACGAAGAGATACGTACACATAGGTATGTAATCTGTGATTGATTGTGATAGTAGTGGTATCGACAGTAATTTAGGCTGTGACTGGCTGTGACCGCTGTGACTTCCGAAGAAATCTGTTTGTCACATCTGTTGACAGAATTACCTCCCTACATGTGGAACTTGCAAAACTAACCTATAATTTTGAGTTTACTTGCGACGCCACAACGTAGGAACGTGTTAATTCACCAAAATCAATTTGGTTGCCAAATTTTTCTatgtatgaatgaataagCCAACAATAAGTACATGCGATGGAGCCAGTTTCTTTGAAACGACCAAAACCTGGTGACGGAGAGGAGGAGTTATTTCATATGCAAGAAGAGTTTCTAAAGTCCAAACACGAGCCAGCAGCAAAAGTAATAAATCTTCGTCAGCAGAATAGAGTGCCCATCATTCAGACACATGAAAATCCTGTTCGTAAGCCAAGCTCAGTTTTTGCAGAATGTAGACGAAACAGATATCAAGGTAAAGAAAGAACGACATCGCAATCAAACAGTGATGTTTTAAATACTCAAGTCTCTGAAGCAGCAATTCATGATAATGTTGTACAAACGACTGTTGAATCGGCATCGAATACAACAACATTACTATCCAACATACTTCTGGGAAATATCATAGAAAAGAAGTTTGCAAAGGTTTTTGAAACAGAATCTTGCGATACCTTGCCTTTGAATACATCTGCAACGGGTTTTCCTAAGGTTTTTGTGTCAGAGAAAATGTTACGTGTTgaggtgaaattcttttacattatacagtattattttgttgaattttattcattgtaaattgaaacaaaCATCATCTTCTTAACTAGAAAATCAAGTTGCCGATAATTTACTAGACAATTTTCTTTACTCACAATTTTCCCCCTTGCAGGTACCAAACAGCACAAATAGCTTGTTCCAACAACAAGTTAACAAATCCATACAACCATCCAACACGGTAAATCCTTTGGATGCAGAATTACACACCTTATCAAGTACAAATAATAGTGTATTAGTTGAAGGACCATGGGCAACAGAAATTCATACAGCTAATCTACAAAGGCTTAATAATATgacgaaagaagaaattatgaaagagaaaatgatATTGTACTCAACACTAGACCCTATGACGATAGAAtacataaaaaatagaaaacagaaaaaattacaagacaAAGAAATTGTAGGTAGTATGCAAGAAGAAATGGAAGTGGTACCATGTAAATCAGACACAGGGGCCTCTTCTGGCCAGCAATATGAAACTGCAAGTAAATACCATGAACAGGTTTTTTCTGAGGAAGACGATACAGATATCCCAAAACCATCGGCAGAAATTATTCAACAAGTGGAAGAGAAGGGCTGGCTTCACATGGACAGGATAGAATCAGAAAAGTTGAAATGGATGGAAGAAATGCCTGCAACATCAAATACTACCCAGCCAGAAGAACCGTACAACGCACGTTTTGACtttaatggtaaaaaaaaaaaaaaaattatatactaTATTCATACGCAGAAACCTTCAAAATTCTACTAAAAATATCAGCAATTGTACCTTATACAAAAGCACTGCATAAAGTATAATCATGTCAAACAATAAccaagttttttcttttaattctgGTGCAGGGATGCTGCTTCCATTTACAGATGAAAATCTGACAGTGGACAAAGGTCTCCATCACCATGGAGAAGAGCCCGAACGGCCAGGTTACTCTCTCCAAGAATTATTGCAGTTGAGTAGATCCTCAACACAGCAACAACGTTGCATGGCTCTCAATACTTTGGGAAATATCATGGAAAAGAGCCGTAAAGGATGGTATGACCAGGCTCTGCAACCTCCGCCATTACCTACACTGAATGAGAGGAATATCTTCCTGCTTTTAAGATTTTCATTGGATGATTCTTCCGTTGCTATTGTTACAGCAACTTTGCAAGCACTTAGGTCGTTCCTGTTCAGTGAGGCAGATGAAATATGCTTAGACAGATTAATGGGTCTTGGAGATTACAAAGAGCCTTGTCTTACTGTACCACCAACTGATGTcaaaaatataagtatattgCAAGATCATGAGTTAGCCCAGCTTGATACAGTTGCTGCAGCTCTCAGATCAGACATCATTCTGAGGATCAGGTAATGGTACAATATATTTCAAACATATCTGCCGAATCTTATCATACCATTCTTCATAGACAGAAGACTGAGATGATTAAAATAAGACAATTTCATTCGCTTCCAATACCATTTGACCGAGCTCAGATAatcaatatacatattcaaCTAAACGTAGTACATGAATGAAGAGAGTGAATATTCTGATGATGCATGGTGAATACAGAAACTGAacagtttgtttttctttcttttcttttcagatATATACTTAGTGAAATGAGACCACCACCTCCTGGAGTTACAGCAGCCTTAGAAATCTTAGCTCGATTAGCAAGGTATTCTCACGAAGCTGCTGTAAGTATTGCTAGTACTCCACAACTACTGGGTACTATCACACAGCATTTTATCCCACTGACAACCGATCGTTTAGGTATTTATTTAACTTGAACCATCattgaacaaattatttttaacattcGTGACCCATTTTCCTGCAGTTTCAGAAGATGCAGTGAATGATGTGTATGGTGTTCCAGTACTAGCCGCTATTCGTTTTTGCCGAATTCTCGTTTGTTACGGTGGCAGATTAGTTGCGGAAAACTTGTATTTCTACAAGGTTTTAAATTCCCTACTATCATACATTACAGGTCACTCTGGGTAAGAAATGACATTCAAAACCATTTTACAACTACAAACAGTTTAAtttaaactataaataatgCATTTTCAGAAAGCACAGCATTAATTTATGCATCGAAAGTCTTCGACTCTGGAAAATGTTGTTACTTCGTGGTGTGGGATTGGAAAGCGTTGGTGGTGCTCAATTCACAATATTATCCcaattgcaaaatttacttAGCAACCATGATATCGGACCGGCATCTGAATTGGCATGTGAACATGCAGCTGCACTGATAACGGTCGCTGGATTCGAACCTTCTTTAAGATCGCACCTTTCGACACTGCTCTCTAAATGGAGTACGCAATTGGCAACTGTTCCATCACCGACAGTaaatatctttaaaaaattgttatactAATTAGGATTTAGGTAAATCTTGGTTCACGACtcattcaattataattttcctATCATACACTTTTAGTGGGCTAGCACAAAACTTGTCGCAATGACACTAATGTCAGCAGGAGATATTTCCCTCATGAAACCATTGCTGATTTCCCAAGGATCCAATATCTTCTCTACGCTGTGGTAACTATAACGAGCAGTTATTTTTCCTCTTATCGGCACCTTCAAAAATCGTAATATGCTGTCTGAAGTgcaaaatgtaattaaattatattcagTTCCAGCTCGAACCTACTTAGCGGTCTTGTGCAAATTACGGAACGTGATCCATCATCTCTTCCTAACCTTGGAGTCCTAGGACATGAAGGTCAGTTATTGCCCGCAGTCTCGCATAATAGTTGCATACCATTTTTGGCGACGGTACTCAGCGTTCTTTCGAAATCACTCTGTAAGGCTGAAATTCAAACAATTCTGAATCAACCTCAGTTCaagaaatatataaataaacttGAATCAATTGATTGGAGTCTAGAACGGTCATGGTATACACGAATGGAATTATCCCTGGTAACCCAAATCGTTCGCTGTGGAACCCTGTTAGGAGACGAATTGAATTCTGAAATGAGAGAAAGTATTTGGAAACtatcgataaaattgatatcaGCCTTACCTGCTGACGCTCCATTATATGCGAGAGAAATGGTGCGAACTGCTTTGTCCCGAGAAAAATTGCAAGTAGCTTTACTCGTTAACGATCTGGATAAGTTGAAGTTTACTCAGACTGTTATAGAAGTTAATTTAGATCTTCCGGAAAATTTGGTTCGTCtctatgaatattttattaaatgtaATGGTTCCTGGGATCAACCAGCTTTACCAAAAGACTGGCTGTACTTACCACTGGTGGATTTATATTCGAAATGTCGAAATGATTATGATTATTGCGGCTTCAAACATGTCACATATTATTGTAGCGCAGATGATGGTAGACTTATTGCAATAATATT
Proteins encoded in this region:
- the LOC107223396 gene encoding RNA polymerase II-associated protein 1 isoform X1, which codes for MEPVSLKRPKPGDGEEELFHMQEEFLKSKHEPAAKVINLRQQNRVPIIQTHENPVRKPSSVFAECRRNRYQGKERTTSQSNSDVLNTQVSEAAIHDNVVQTTVESASNTTTLLSNILLGNIIEKKFAKVFETESCDTLPLNTSATGFPKVFVSEKMLRVEVPNSTNSLFQQQVNKSIQPSNTVNPLDAELHTLSSTNNSVLVEGPWATEIHTANLQRLNNMTKEEIMKEKMILYSTLDPMTIEYIKNRKQKKLQDKEIVGSMQEEMEVVPCKSDTGASSGQQYETASKYHEQVFSEEDDTDIPKPSAEIIQQVEEKGWLHMDRIESEKLKWMEEMPATSNTTQPEEPYNARFDFNGMLLPFTDENLTVDKGLHHHGEEPERPGYSLQELLQLSRSSTQQQRCMALNTLGNIMEKSRKGWYDQALQPPPLPTLNERNIFLLLRFSLDDSSVAIVTATLQALRSFLFSEADEICLDRLMGLGDYKEPCLTVPPTDVKNISILQDHELAQLDTVAAALRSDIILRIRYILSEMRPPPPGVTAALEILARLARYSHEAAVSIASTPQLLGTITQHFIPLTTDRLVSEDAVNDVYGVPVLAAIRFCRILVCYGGRLVAENLYFYKVLNSLLSYITGHSGKHSINLCIESLRLWKMLLLRGVGLESVGGAQFTILSQLQNLLSNHDIGPASELACEHAAALITVAGFEPSLRSHLSTLLSKWSTQLATVPSPTWASTKLVAMTLMSAGDISLMKPLLISQGSNIFSTLCSSSNLLSGLVQITERDPSSLPNLGVLGHEGQLLPAVSHNSCIPFLATVLSVLSKSLCKAEIQTILNQPQFKKYINKLESIDWSLERSWYTRMELSLVTQIVRCGTLLGDELNSEMRESIWKLSIKLISALPADAPLYAREMVRTALSREKLQVALLVNDLDKLKFTQTVIEVNLDLPENLVRLYEYFIKCNGSWDQPALPKDWLYLPLVDLYSKCRNDYDYCGFKHVTYYCSADDGRLIAIIFSLELTLPELVEHLSPSVRYSRLLLAYLCDTLFLDQNVSPLLTKTISCLVKRYYKELNFNTEVPGLSSFTDMFTTLCEHFSATSYGNEGFGMTLLVPLAQRHDVHYRKLLWSEHAGALRSLRTPLEMLPMPLQEYLYPVEEDISLIECYLTALAKGIVRREWCPVMYTVALHHTAMNLKEDKSKISMKFKPRVEKLGNIELKKELLNYIPPEY
- the LOC107223396 gene encoding RNA polymerase II-associated protein 1 isoform X2, coding for MKILFVSQAQFLQNVDETDIKVPNSTNSLFQQQVNKSIQPSNTVNPLDAELHTLSSTNNSVLVEGPWATEIHTANLQRLNNMTKEEIMKEKMILYSTLDPMTIEYIKNRKQKKLQDKEIVGSMQEEMEVVPCKSDTGASSGQQYETASKYHEQVFSEEDDTDIPKPSAEIIQQVEEKGWLHMDRIESEKLKWMEEMPATSNTTQPEEPYNARFDFNGMLLPFTDENLTVDKGLHHHGEEPERPGYSLQELLQLSRSSTQQQRCMALNTLGNIMEKSRKGWYDQALQPPPLPTLNERNIFLLLRFSLDDSSVAIVTATLQALRSFLFSEADEICLDRLMGLGDYKEPCLTVPPTDVKNISILQDHELAQLDTVAAALRSDIILRIRYILSEMRPPPPGVTAALEILARLARYSHEAAVSIASTPQLLGTITQHFIPLTTDRLVSEDAVNDVYGVPVLAAIRFCRILVCYGGRLVAENLYFYKVLNSLLSYITGHSGKHSINLCIESLRLWKMLLLRGVGLESVGGAQFTILSQLQNLLSNHDIGPASELACEHAAALITVAGFEPSLRSHLSTLLSKWSTQLATVPSPTWASTKLVAMTLMSAGDISLMKPLLISQGSNIFSTLCSSSNLLSGLVQITERDPSSLPNLGVLGHEGQLLPAVSHNSCIPFLATVLSVLSKSLCKAEIQTILNQPQFKKYINKLESIDWSLERSWYTRMELSLVTQIVRCGTLLGDELNSEMRESIWKLSIKLISALPADAPLYAREMVRTALSREKLQVALLVNDLDKLKFTQTVIEVNLDLPENLVRLYEYFIKCNGSWDQPALPKDWLYLPLVDLYSKCRNDYDYCGFKHVTYYCSADDGRLIAIIFSLELTLPELVEHLSPSVRYSRLLLAYLCDTLFLDQNVSPLLTKTISCLVKRYYKELNFNTEVPGLSSFTDMFTTLCEHFSATSYGNEGFGMTLLVPLAQRHDVHYRKLLWSEHAGALRSLRTPLEMLPMPLQEYLYPVEEDISLIECYLTALAKGIVRREWCPVMYTVALHHTAMNLKEDKSKISMKFKPRVEKLGNIELKKELLNYIPPEY
- the LOC107223396 gene encoding RNA polymerase II-associated protein 1 isoform X3 — its product is MTKEEIMKEKMILYSTLDPMTIEYIKNRKQKKLQDKEIVGSMQEEMEVVPCKSDTGASSGQQYETASKYHEQVFSEEDDTDIPKPSAEIIQQVEEKGWLHMDRIESEKLKWMEEMPATSNTTQPEEPYNARFDFNGMLLPFTDENLTVDKGLHHHGEEPERPGYSLQELLQLSRSSTQQQRCMALNTLGNIMEKSRKGWYDQALQPPPLPTLNERNIFLLLRFSLDDSSVAIVTATLQALRSFLFSEADEICLDRLMGLGDYKEPCLTVPPTDVKNISILQDHELAQLDTVAAALRSDIILRIRYILSEMRPPPPGVTAALEILARLARYSHEAAVSIASTPQLLGTITQHFIPLTTDRLVSEDAVNDVYGVPVLAAIRFCRILVCYGGRLVAENLYFYKVLNSLLSYITGHSGKHSINLCIESLRLWKMLLLRGVGLESVGGAQFTILSQLQNLLSNHDIGPASELACEHAAALITVAGFEPSLRSHLSTLLSKWSTQLATVPSPTWASTKLVAMTLMSAGDISLMKPLLISQGSNIFSTLCSSSNLLSGLVQITERDPSSLPNLGVLGHEGQLLPAVSHNSCIPFLATVLSVLSKSLCKAEIQTILNQPQFKKYINKLESIDWSLERSWYTRMELSLVTQIVRCGTLLGDELNSEMRESIWKLSIKLISALPADAPLYAREMVRTALSREKLQVALLVNDLDKLKFTQTVIEVNLDLPENLVRLYEYFIKCNGSWDQPALPKDWLYLPLVDLYSKCRNDYDYCGFKHVTYYCSADDGRLIAIIFSLELTLPELVEHLSPSVRYSRLLLAYLCDTLFLDQNVSPLLTKTISCLVKRYYKELNFNTEVPGLSSFTDMFTTLCEHFSATSYGNEGFGMTLLVPLAQRHDVHYRKLLWSEHAGALRSLRTPLEMLPMPLQEYLYPVEEDISLIECYLTALAKGIVRREWCPVMYTVALHHTAMNLKEDKSKISMKFKPRVEKLGNIELKKELLNYIPPEY